The Gopherus flavomarginatus isolate rGopFla2 chromosome 4, rGopFla2.mat.asm, whole genome shotgun sequence genomic interval TCTCAGCAGGAAGGTGTTCTTCACCTCTGGGTGGCTCAGtacaggaaaaagaaagaaaaaaatcaatatcccTTTCCTGAAACAGTAAATCCTCAAAGCCTAGTTACAGGAGTTCCATTTAAATCCTCATCCAGCAAAAGCTTCCACTGTTCCAGGCAGAACACTTATGTGCTACTGCTttcaaacaggtttttttttttaaaaatgcagaggTAGCTCCTTGAAAACGAATTTGTCTATAACCTTGAGAAGACAGAGCAATGAAGGCTAGAATAAAGATGTAGCATCTACTGAGCCCCATGCACAGCTATTACGTTTGATAGGAGTTCACATTTGCTACGTGTACTGTAATTAGAACTGATCCAACAATGTAAAGGTTGACAAAGAGTGAAGTTCTCTAATGGCAAGTGCATTTCTAAATGCCACATTTAGTATTTTACATTACAGTGAAAATAAAGTAGCATATACTACCACAGGATGTTGAGTTGCCCTTTtgggaaaggctgctgctggagctttaCAGGCCATAAGAAAGCAGGAAATTAATTGGCTGGGTTAACCCTTgagaggaggtgggggtggagccaAGGTTTAGTGTGGAAATGGGAGAAGAAATGTTTAGCACATCATTCGGGTCCTCATTCAACAAAGCATTTAGGCATATTATGCAAAGGTAAATTAGAGTGAAAAGATTTTTGGAGAAAATACTGCAGTCTATTCCCTCATTCTTTACACTTCTGCCACTTATGTGCAAAACACATTCAAGAGacgagtttttaaaaaaaaatattggaaacaTTAGGTTCTATTTCAATCTGTAGAATCAAAGCAAAAAAGGAAGGAACGACAGCAGCACTGAGGCTGTTGCTCTAGCCGTTAGGAAATGGAAAGTTCGGAAAATGTCTAAAATGCCTGGAGGAGAACGAGAAAGAAAATGGGTGGTGGTTGAGATCATGCCTAGTCCGTAAATCCAGCTGTCATTAGATAAGGAAGAGGAGAAAGTATGTGGAGTTAAGTTTTTGGGGGCTTGGTTTTAGAATCTAGAAGTTTCTGGAAGGTGACTATTGTACCTGATAGTAatgatatataaatataaaacattaactcattttatttttccctAGGGCAGAATTTATTGGGTGGTTTCTCATCCTAACTGTAGTAAGAGAGCTGCTGCTTAACACAGCTGAAAAACAgctactcaccttcttgtaactgttgttcttcgagatgcgttCATGTCcgttccaatcaggtgtgtgcacatgcacagtagccagaagatttttcccatAGCAGCCTCCTGTCTGCTCAGCCTGGGCACCCCCAGGAGTCATGCCTTCATGATGCTCAATACAGAGCCCTGCCGACCCACCACCCCCTCAGATCCTTCTAGTTAGCTTCTCTGAAAGAGGGGTAAGAGGGTGGGTATTGAAATGgacatgaacaccacatctcgaagaacagttacgagaagaagaaaaacggttactcaagtgcttgttcatgtcaattccaatcaggtgatgCACAGGCCTAAGTTTAAGAGGTGGGGTTGGAGTCTTCCACTGGTTGGAGTACTACCCGTCCAAAGACTGCATCGTTTCTGGCCTGTTGGATAATCGCATAGTGCGTGGTGAAAGGTGTGCATGGAGGACCACCTCACcgctctgcagatttcctgagtGAGAACCTGCGCCAGGAACGCTGTTGATGAAGCCTgcaccctggtagagtgcgcagtgattgagggtgcaggaacgcCCACAGATTGTAGCAGTCACCAATGCAGGACGTGATCCATGATGAAATGCGTTGTGATGACACATGCAGAGCTTTCAGTCTGTCTGCCACTGCCACAAATGACTGGACCGATTTTCTGAATGGCTACATTCTCTCAATGTAAAAGGCTAgtgccctgcggacatccagagaGTGAAGTCTCTGCTCCTTGCTGGTGGAGTGCAACTTGGGGTAGCGTAGTGGGATGATCACCCCGCTCCAGGTAGAAAGGGGTTAAAACAAGCTCTGTGAAAGGGCTGCCCTGAGGAGCCACTCAGGGCAGTGCAGGTAGCAGCCAATCTGGGCCCAGTAGGGCTGGTATAAAAAGGGCTGTGAGCTAGGCGACAGGCAGTCTCACTCCAGGCTTGAGGTGGGAAGGACTAGGCTGCCTGAGAGCACAGGATATCTTcaatagagcagtgctggggaagagtcaGGCTGAGTTGGGGAGCTCAAGCCTGGCAacctcccaggctgaggcctgacAGGAAGGTCTAAGTAGGTACTGGgactgcagggaaaggcagcaggtccaaccccctagCCAATGATGAGCGGCCAttgcagactgcagtttgcctctGAGTAAAGGGGCTAGATAAGGACTGGCAGTGGATCACTGATGTGAGGTGGACTCAGAGGAGTGGGGTTCCCTGGGTGAGAGGCAGTACCCCCAAGGTAAGGGGCACCATGGTCCGGGAGGGATGTGGGGCCTATACGTGGTGAAGATAAAAGGGACTGCAGAGGGGTAGGTAACAGAGAACAAGACACTGGACCATAGAGGACGCTCCAGGGCAGAGTGCTAAttctgagatgaccagcaggaggcaccactagTGAGTCAGCCATCTGCTACAGGAGACTACTGGAAGAAAGATGTCCAGGTTGATGTGAAACTGTGATTCAACTTTTAGGAGGAAAGCAGAGTGAGGCCTGAGCTGTATCTTGTCCTTCTAGAACACGGTGTAAGGAGGCTCTGATGTTAGGGCCTTGAGCTCAGATACCCTCCTGGCAGAGGTTATCGCTACCAGGAATGCCACCTTATAAGAGGTACAGCAAGGAGCATGTAGCCAACGGTTCAAAGGGTGGTCCTATGACCACCTCAACCtgggaccaggttgaggtcccaggtgggGACCGCCAGATGGATGTGGGGGCACAGCTTGTCAAGCCCTTCTAAAAATTGGCTGACCATAGGATTAGCAAACACTGAGTGCCCCCTTCGCACCGGATGGAAGGCCAATATGGCAGCTAAGTGCACTCTTATTGAGGACAAAAGCCCTTGCTACTTCAGATGGAAGAGGTATTCCAGAATAAGCAGCACTGAGGCTAGTGTCGGGCATGAATAGTGCTGCACCGACTAGATAAGAGGCAAGGTAGGTGGCTCTAGTAGAGGGTTTCCTGCTGCCAAGAAGACCTAGTTGAACCTGTTCTGAACAGGAAAGCTCCATTTGGTTCAACCATGGAGCTTCCACACTGTGAGGTGAAGCAACACAAGGTTCGGATGTTGAAGATGACAGGGACCTTGCATCAGAAGGTCCGGGAAGAGCGGAAGGGTGACCGAGGCTTCCACTGACATGTCTAGGAGAGAGGTGTACCAGTGCTGATGGGGCCAGGCTGGTGCTGTCAATATGACCTAAGCTCATTCCCTCCAGATCTTGAGGAATACCTTCTGAATGAGTAGTATGGGCGGAAAGGAAATCGCTTTCCCATGGAATGAGGAATGTGTCCACTCTGAAACCTAGGCTGTGATTCTGGAAGAAGTAGaactgctggcacttcctgttgtgtCGCATGGCAAATAGGTCTAACTGAGGAAAGCTCCACCTCCGGAAGATTGAAAATGCGATGTCAAGGCAAAAGAGACCACTTGTGGACTTGAAATGACCTGCTGTGGTGGTCTGCTAGCTCATTTTGTACATACACAGATGTCCCTTCAATCCTCCTGAAAGATCTCGATGAAACGTTCACAGAGGTACTCTGTAATCCTTAGCCAAAGGTTTGAGAAGAATGCCTTATTTCTTCCTGCATGGTAGGACACATTCCCAGCCACTCACCAGcaacttcagcaggcaccattgcagtacacaAGCTAGTAGCATATGGACCCAGGTGGCTTcgggatgccagcagcagctgtgctcactCTGCCTGTGTTATCTTCAGGAGTGctatatcagctaaaatcaccactgcctgtggtAAATAGCACCAGTATTCAGTGCCAACTACTACTAGAATCATGGAACCCAGCAATTTCCTCATTTTCCCAACTCCTGGTGGGCCATACTCACCCAGGCTCATGCTGTGACTGGCCCAGTACACAGGCAATTCCAAGCAGATGTGAGAATGTAGTCTTAAAACTTTAGGGGGAACAAAGGGAGCAAGCTCAGCGTCTTGAAAGTTTGTCAGTGTATTCACTATAGAAACAATTGTACCTCCGCGTTTTATCTTCAGCTGCTGTCACTGCAGCCTCCAGGGTCTCCCCCTCTACACCTCTGGGACGCCTGAGCCAGTAAGGAGAAAAGGGGACTTGGGATGACCTGTTCAAAGAGATCTGCATGCCCATGCTGCATTGGACAATGAGCACAGGGCCTGGATGATGAATACTGAGCAGAAGGAAAGAGTGGACAGGAGAAAGGCCTGGGAGACCCAGCAGAAGGAGGAAGgaaatgcaccaggacataatgggacTTTtcaggcagcaaacacagatgctgtaAACTCTGGTGGATTTGCAGGTCCAACAATCCTAGGCTTGTGTCCCTCTGCAGCCCACTGAGAACTCAATCAGGACCACCCTATttcctgctctccccaccccaccatttCACATGGCATCAGAAATCACTGCACTATCCCTGTCACTGCTCCCTGGGGGCCATTAAAGACAATCACAGCTTCACATGAACTGTGGCTTTCATAtggcagtgtgtgtatgtgtaaatgaAACAGACATGAATATCATTTCCCTTTCAAAAGTTCTATTCTTAATGTATTAAGTTTTGTTAATTTTTgtaatgtatttgttttaaaattgtccATTTCTTGCACTGATTTTGTACATAATACAACTCTATTATTTGGAatataattcatctttattaattCACAACATATGCTGCCGAGAGATCAGCAGTTCTGAACATAATTAGCTGTTATCGCATAGTGTCACACAACTTGTAGGATCATTTACAAACAAAATTACTAGGTGCACTCACAGACAGCAATCACCACATAACTCCTACCAGGCCACCAAAAAACATGGCCAGGTAGAGAACACTACAAAATGCTAGCTCGTTGTTAAAATGGTCTTTTAAAGGCTCTGAGACATATACCTCTAAGTTGAGCTCTTTTAAGgaccctggtatctggctgttcaaattcagcagacagtCACTCCACCTTTGCCCTTCACTCCGGCAGAAACTTTTCCCCATCACTTCACATATAgcatgcaggacacagcagaTAGCTATaatcattgggatatttttctcaccaaGGTCCCATCTTGCAAGTAAACAATGTCAGCAACccttcaaatggccaaaagcacattcacctGTCATTCTGCATGTGCTGAGCCAACAGTTGAACTGttccttggtgctgttgaggtggcTGGTGCATGGGTACATGAGCCTGGGGTAGGCAGGGTCACCCATGATCAGTATTGGCATTTGAATGTTCCCTGTGGTAATTTGTTGGTCAGAAAAGTGTcttcttgtagctttctgaacccTGTGTTCTTAAatgagtgtcatgcaccttccctgaccagcccacactgatgtcaatgaagcaTTTCCAGTGATTGACCAATgtttgcataaccatagaaaagtagccctctCTGTTGATGTACAGTGGCAAGGTGCTCtaatgccaaaatagggatatgcacgTTATTACtccactgcagtttgggaacTCCACTGCTGAAAATCCATCCATCATGTCCTGCACACTGCctagagtcacagtcctgcataggAGGCAGCAATTAAGGGCCACTATGGTGGATTTCCTCACTCCAaattgctactggtcagtcaggaatcaatttggcaTCACAAGTttcacagtgcaattgccacttgcttctccaccatCAGTGCAGCTCAGTGCACAGATCCAGAAATGTGGTCttgcacatctgaaagttctgtagccactgctaaTCATCCCAAAACTTATGATCCCACAAGttagtgcttgtttcttgggcccagaagcagcgttccaccatctgcagctgctccattaaTGCTAATAACTTTGAACTAGTTCTCAGTGTCCCACAGCAATTTGTCCTCCAAGGAATAGTTATGTTCCCTACTCATTTAGTTCTTGTTGCTCTGCAAATATTCCAGGATTGCATATCCTGGACTTGCAATGCTCAGGACAACAGAGCAGAGCCATGTAGGCTCCATGCTACTGACAGATGGTGGACAGTGAGTCAATAGCAAACTGGGAAGTTGACCCCATGCTCCTAGTCACCCCTGCATGACTTATTTTAGCCCCTTCATtcattgccaaaacttcccaaaagacattGTGCTGgattgcacagtgggatagctacatTGCATTCTATCAATACAAGCCCCACGGTGAGTATGCACACCaccaacacaaggagccaagtagGCATGTGCACAAGCGATGTACTAACTGTGGTGGCAGTATGCCAACATAAAACTTTGACATATGTTTGTAGTGCAGATGTGGCCCTAGTGCCACCCAGACATTGAAATTAGAACTATTGGATTACGTGCATACATATTTTCTCAATTACATTTAAAGTTTAAGACATTAAATCACAGGGAGAATTTTTGGCAATATATCTGAAGCACAGAGGTAACTAAAGACAGTAGGTGACTATTTGCTATGTTACTatttgcagttaattttttttttttttttttttggaaactgTCACCaatgaaatgtttttttaaacttgcgTGCCAGCTTTAACATCCAATACAAGCCTTTGGCTATTGGTGCAGGTTTGACATATCTTCTGATTTGATATAACCAAACTAGTCTGCTCTAATACTTAAGAATCAGTGGAGTATTTACTTCCTTTGTACTTGTGATGCAATCTCTTAACTAAATTACCTAAAAAGGAGACTATCAAGAAATTGGGACTATGGTGGTATATCAGACCAGAGTGTTAGTGCCACTTGAATGGACAATGCCTGTGCCCTTGTTGGCCAAGCTAATGCTCTGAATGATTCATAGTAAAAATAACTCAATTTCAAATCCATTTGGCAACACTCATTTGCCTATTATACCACTATTCCCCACATCTGGCTCTGCGGCGACACATCTAGATTGGTTTGTTGTACAGAAAAAGTTATTGACCATTGTGGAGTCTTCCTTCTCCTTCCAGTCCACTTTAATAAAACCTATTTTTGTTAACTTTAAAAAGGACAgggaatatattgcaaaaaatGCTACCTAAATCTCCatgtttaaaaatacacaaaaagcTCCTAAACAGAGCAAATTCAATTTAATAAGGAAACTTAGTCGAACTTATCTTAAATCAGATTAAAACCTGCAATGTTCTTAGAGGACACAAACTCTATAGCTAAAATAAACACCACTGACTGTGCAGTGGAGATTACAACTGAAAGATTCACATGAAAAACTAAAATTAACAATTTTACCTTAACAGATCTATGCAAGTTTATTTCTCTGTGCAATATTTTGTAAGCAGTTGTAATTAAAGCTGCAGAGATAATGTGGTACATACAAATACCCTTCAATTACTACTTACACAATATTTAATATAGCAGTTTCTACAAGtaattttaaacaagcatcatttCTACACTTTTCTTTCCATCGATTTAGTAAGATAGTCTAGTTAATACATGCTGGTTCTAAAGTTTCCCTCCCCAAACCACAAGTCAAATCAATTAGttaattttcattttctctgaaCATTTTGCTTAAGTGTTCAACTAGTGCTACAAGTTCAGGGTTTCCCCCAAGTGACTCAATCTGTTTATATGCTTCAGATTCAAGCTTTTGCAGCGTCTGCCGAGTGTACTCAAAGGAACCTACATTCTCAAGGTAATGTACACAGTATTTTTTTATATCTACATTTTCTGTCCTTTGACGCAAAATATTCTGCACCTGAGTGCTTTCAGGTCTGGACCAAATAGCATGAATAGTTGGGAATGAGAACTTGCCCTCAGTTAAATCTTCACAAAAACTCTTGTTCTCACTATATTCTTTggagtgtaaattagcatagtcgTCTCGTATTTGGAAGAAGAGCCCAAGTGTATTAAGGAGTGGTTTTAAGTCTCTTTTATAATTGGAGAACAACTGCATGAGGCCCACAGCTAATCCAAAGAGACCACCTGTCTTTTGCAGTACCATGGCTTTATACTGTGCTTCTGTAGGACAGGTGTATGTATCTCTCCAGTAAATATCCAAACCTTGGCCCTGATGCAGTTCCAGCAACTGACGAGTGAACACTTTCACAGCTTCTGGGTGATCAAGTGTTAAAACCTTCTGTAGACCAAGGAAATACACATAATTAGCAGAATTTATTACAGATGGAATTCCGTAGATGCTATGAGCCACTGGAAAGCCCCGTCGTAGCTTTGAGTTATCTTCAATGTCATCTATGAGTAAGCTGGCATTGTGCAACATCTCTGTCACTTCAATAATAACCTAATAATACAAGAAGAGAAAAAAGTCTTACATTGTAAAATAAGTTCTAAATTTGTGGATTATTTTGCATTTGCACTGCATTAACTAGTATTCTGCGTATTTTTAGTTGGTCCACCTCCTCCCTCTGTTGAGAGGGGCTCCCTAGAGCTCCATTATTGGCCTTCTGCATGAAAATTATCTAGTATTCTGCGTATTTTTAGTTGGTCCACCTCCTCCCTCTGTTGAGAGGGGCTCCCTAGAGCTCCATTATTGGCCTTCTGCATGAAAATTATGTTTGCAGCCACATCACACTGGTAGCTCACTGTCATTCTGAGATCGACCAACACCCCCAGGTCTGTCCTCCACTGTTGTTTTCATCAACTGATGTGCCTCCAGAGTGTGGCAGAAATTAGACCTTAAATTCATGACCTACATttttgtactattgaatttcatctcatttctgtTACTTCaatcttcaaggtcatccagattttcCTGTATAACATACTGATCCTCCTTCATACTGATGAGgcctcccaactttgtatc includes:
- the GGPS1 gene encoding geranylgeranyl pyrophosphate synthase isoform X4, whose translation is MLHNASLLIDDIEDNSKLRRGFPVAHSIYGIPSVINSANYVYFLGLQKVLTLDHPEAVKVFTRQLLELHQGQGLDIYWRDTYTCPTEAQYKAMVLQKTGGLFGLAVGLMQLFSNYKRDLKPLLNTLGLFFQIRDDYANLHSKEYSENKSFCEDLTEGKFSFPTIHAIWSRPESTQVQNILRQRTENVDIKKYCVHYLENVGSFEYTRQTLQKLESEAYKQIESLGGNPELVALVEHLSKMFRENEN
- the GGPS1 gene encoding geranylgeranyl pyrophosphate synthase isoform X1, with amino-acid sequence MEGMEETSERILLEPYKYLLQLPGKQVRTKLSQAFNHWLNVPEDKKQVIIEVTEMLHNASLLIDDIEDNSKLRRGFPVAHSIYGIPSVINSANYVYFLGLQKVLTLDHPEAVKVFTRQLLELHQGQGLDIYWRDTYTCPTEAQYKAMVLQKTGGLFGLAVGLMQLFSNYKRDLKPLLNTLGLFFQIRDDYANLHSKEYSENKSFCEDLTEGKFSFPTIHAIWSRPESTQVQNILRQRTENVDIKKYCVHYLENVGSFEYTRQTLQKLESEAYKQIESLGGNPELVALVEHLSKMFRENEN
- the GGPS1 gene encoding geranylgeranyl pyrophosphate synthase isoform X2; translation: MSERAGSSGKQVRTKLSQAFNHWLNVPEDKKQVIIEVTEMLHNASLLIDDIEDNSKLRRGFPVAHSIYGIPSVINSANYVYFLGLQKVLTLDHPEAVKVFTRQLLELHQGQGLDIYWRDTYTCPTEAQYKAMVLQKTGGLFGLAVGLMQLFSNYKRDLKPLLNTLGLFFQIRDDYANLHSKEYSENKSFCEDLTEGKFSFPTIHAIWSRPESTQVQNILRQRTENVDIKKYCVHYLENVGSFEYTRQTLQKLESEAYKQIESLGGNPELVALVEHLSKMFRENEN
- the GGPS1 gene encoding geranylgeranyl pyrophosphate synthase isoform X3, with translation MEGMEETSERILLEPYKYLLQLPGKQVRTKLSQAFNHWLNVPEDKKQKVLTLDHPEAVKVFTRQLLELHQGQGLDIYWRDTYTCPTEAQYKAMVLQKTGGLFGLAVGLMQLFSNYKRDLKPLLNTLGLFFQIRDDYANLHSKEYSENKSFCEDLTEGKFSFPTIHAIWSRPESTQVQNILRQRTENVDIKKYCVHYLENVGSFEYTRQTLQKLESEAYKQIESLGGNPELVALVEHLSKMFRENEN